A window of the Streptomyces sp. JB150 genome harbors these coding sequences:
- the dapE gene encoding succinyl-diaminopimelate desuccinylase, with amino-acid sequence MADTPLDLTLDAARLTARLVDFPSVSGGEKPLADAIETALRALPHLTVDRFGNNVVARTDLGRSERVILAGHIDTVPIADNVPSRLDEDGVLWGCGTCDMKSGVAVQLRIAATVPAPSRDLTFVFYDNEEVAADLNGLKHVCEAHPEWLEGDFAVLLEPSDGQVEGGCQGTLRMLLRTTGERAHSARGWMGSNAIHAAAPILGRLAEYEPRRPVIDGLEYHEGLNAVFVSGGVAGNVIPDECVVTINFRYAPDRTPEEAIAHVREVFADCGVTEFVVDDHSPGALPGLSHPAAAAFIEAVGGTPKPKYGWTDVSRFSALGVPAVNYGPGNPLLAHKRDERVETSKILAAEERLRAWLTA; translated from the coding sequence ATGGCCGATACCCCGCTTGATCTCACGCTGGACGCCGCGCGGCTGACCGCGCGGCTCGTCGACTTCCCCTCGGTGAGCGGCGGCGAGAAGCCGCTCGCGGACGCCATCGAGACCGCGCTGCGCGCCCTGCCGCACCTCACGGTCGACCGCTTCGGCAACAACGTCGTGGCCCGCACGGACCTGGGCCGTTCCGAGCGCGTGATCCTCGCCGGGCACATCGACACCGTGCCGATCGCGGACAACGTGCCGTCCCGGCTGGACGAGGACGGCGTGCTGTGGGGCTGCGGCACCTGCGACATGAAGTCCGGCGTGGCCGTCCAGCTGCGGATCGCGGCCACCGTCCCCGCGCCCAGCCGCGACCTGACGTTCGTCTTCTACGACAACGAGGAGGTCGCGGCGGACCTCAACGGGCTCAAGCACGTCTGCGAGGCCCACCCCGAGTGGCTGGAGGGCGACTTCGCGGTGCTGCTGGAGCCGTCCGACGGCCAGGTCGAGGGCGGCTGCCAGGGCACCCTGCGGATGCTGCTGAGGACGACCGGCGAGCGGGCCCACTCGGCGCGCGGCTGGATGGGCTCCAACGCCATCCACGCGGCGGCGCCGATCCTCGGGCGCCTGGCCGAGTACGAGCCCCGCCGGCCGGTGATCGACGGGCTGGAGTACCACGAGGGCCTCAACGCGGTCTTCGTCTCCGGCGGCGTCGCGGGCAACGTGATCCCCGACGAGTGCGTGGTGACAATCAACTTCCGCTACGCGCCCGACCGTACGCCCGAGGAGGCGATCGCCCACGTCCGCGAGGTGTTCGCGGACTGCGGGGTGACGGAGTTCGTGGTCGACGACCACAGCCCCGGCGCGCTGCCCGGCCTGTCCCACCCGGCCGCCGCGGCCTTCATCGAGGCGGTCGGCGGCACCCCGAAGCCCAAGTACGGCTGGACGGACGTCTCCCGCTTCTCCGCGCTCGGCGTACCGGCGGTCAACTACGGCCCCGGCAACCCGCTCTTGGCACACAAGCGGGACGAGCGGGTAGAGACATCGAAGATCCTCGCGGCGGAGGAGCGGCTGCGCGCCTGGCTGACCGCCTGA
- a CDS encoding TIGR00730 family Rossman fold protein gives MATGNPEGSKQPPEERRLGPVLRRRDQVQTSTTDQRLLDERAPSDWVHTDPWRVLRIQSEFIEGFGTLAELPPAISVFGSARTPADSPEYEAGVRLGRGLVEAGFAVITGGGPGAMEAANKGACEAGGISVGLGIELPFEQGLNPYVDIGLNFRYFFVRKMMFVKYAQGFVVLPGGLGTLDELFEALTLVQTQKVTQFPIVLFGTEYWGGLVDWLKNTLIAQGKAAEKDLTLFHLTDDVDEAVALVSKEAGR, from the coding sequence ATGGCTACCGGCAACCCTGAGGGCAGCAAGCAGCCGCCGGAGGAGCGGCGCCTGGGACCGGTCCTCCGGAGGCGGGATCAGGTGCAGACGAGCACCACGGACCAGCGGCTGCTGGACGAGCGGGCCCCGTCCGACTGGGTGCACACCGACCCGTGGCGGGTCCTGCGCATCCAGTCGGAGTTCATCGAGGGCTTCGGCACCCTCGCCGAACTGCCGCCCGCCATCAGCGTGTTCGGCTCGGCGCGCACCCCGGCGGACTCCCCGGAGTACGAGGCGGGGGTGCGGCTGGGCCGCGGGCTGGTCGAGGCGGGGTTCGCCGTCATCACCGGCGGCGGGCCCGGCGCGATGGAGGCCGCCAACAAGGGCGCCTGCGAGGCGGGCGGCATCTCGGTCGGCCTCGGCATCGAACTGCCCTTCGAGCAGGGGCTCAACCCGTACGTCGACATCGGCCTGAACTTCCGCTACTTCTTCGTGCGGAAGATGATGTTCGTCAAGTACGCGCAGGGCTTCGTCGTCCTGCCCGGCGGACTGGGCACCCTCGACGAACTCTTCGAGGCCCTGACGCTCGTGCAGACCCAGAAGGTCACCCAGTTCCCGATCGTGCTGTTCGGCACCGAGTACTGGGGCGGGCTGGTCGACTGGCTGAAGAACACGCTGATCGCCCAGGGCAAGGCCGCCGAGAAGGACCTCACCCTGTTCCACCTCACCGACGACGTCGACGAGGCGGTCGCCCTCGTGTCGAAGGAGGCGGGCCGCTAG
- the folP gene encoding dihydropteroate synthase, translating into MLRLGRREFGTHEPVIMAIVNRTPDSFYDQGATFRDEPALARVEQAVAEGAEIIDIGGVKAGPGEEVTAEEEARRTVGFVAEVRRRFPDVVISVDTWRAEVGEAVCEAGADLLNDAWGGVDPRLAEVAARYGVGLVCTHAGGAEPRTRPHRVTYDDVMADILRVTVGLAERAVALGVPRESVLIDPGHDFGKNTRHSLEATRRLGEMVETGWPVLVSLSNKDFVGETLDRPVKERVVGTLATTAVSAWLGARVYRVHEVAETRQVLDMVASIAGHRPPAVARRGLA; encoded by the coding sequence ATGCTCAGGCTGGGCAGGCGTGAATTCGGCACGCACGAGCCGGTGATCATGGCGATCGTGAACCGGACCCCGGACTCCTTCTACGACCAGGGCGCGACGTTCCGCGACGAGCCGGCCCTCGCGCGGGTGGAGCAGGCGGTGGCCGAGGGCGCCGAGATCATCGACATCGGCGGGGTGAAGGCCGGGCCGGGCGAAGAGGTGACGGCCGAGGAGGAGGCGCGGCGCACGGTCGGGTTCGTGGCCGAGGTGCGGCGGCGCTTCCCGGACGTGGTGATCAGCGTGGACACCTGGCGGGCGGAGGTCGGCGAGGCCGTCTGCGAGGCGGGCGCGGATCTGCTGAACGACGCGTGGGGCGGTGTCGACCCGCGGCTGGCGGAGGTCGCGGCCCGCTACGGGGTGGGCCTGGTGTGCACGCACGCGGGCGGGGCCGAGCCGCGGACGCGTCCGCACCGGGTGACGTACGACGACGTCATGGCCGACATCCTGCGGGTGACGGTCGGGCTCGCCGAGCGGGCCGTGGCGCTCGGGGTGCCGCGCGAGTCGGTGCTGATCGACCCCGGTCACGACTTCGGCAAGAACACCCGGCACAGCCTGGAGGCGACGCGGCGGCTCGGCGAGATGGTGGAGACCGGGTGGCCGGTGCTGGTGTCGCTGTCCAACAAGGACTTCGTCGGGGAGACGCTGGACCGCCCGGTCAAGGAGCGGGTCGTCGGCACGCTCGCGACGACCGCGGTGTCCGCGTGGCTGGGCGCGCGGGTGTACCGCGTCCACGAGGTCGCCGAGACCCGCCAGGTGCTGGACATGGTGGCCTCCATCGCCGGTCACCGTCCGCCGGCGGTGGCCCGCCGCGGCCTGGCCTGA
- a CDS encoding DivIVA domain-containing protein: MVMFLFLVVALAVVVAAVTLAVVGGGDQAPLPEAAPERLYDPLPPDRPVSRADVDALRFPLAARGYRMSDVDDALNRLAAELAERDARIADLETALTGALTSGAAGTSATSGTAGGRDERVSMEKPDGPGRFGQDDEK; encoded by the coding sequence ATGGTGATGTTCTTGTTCCTGGTCGTCGCGCTCGCCGTCGTGGTCGCCGCGGTGACGCTCGCCGTCGTGGGCGGCGGCGACCAGGCGCCGCTGCCGGAGGCCGCACCCGAACGACTGTACGACCCGCTGCCACCGGACCGCCCGGTCAGCCGCGCGGACGTCGACGCCCTGCGCTTCCCCCTCGCCGCCCGGGGCTACCGGATGAGCGACGTCGACGACGCCCTGAACCGCCTCGCCGCCGAACTCGCCGAGCGCGACGCCCGGATCGCCGACCTGGAGACCGCCCTGACCGGCGCCCTAACCTCCGGGGCCGCCGGGACCTCCGCGACCTCCGGCACCGCCGGTGGCCGGGACGAGCGGGTCTCCATGGAGAAGCCGGACGGGCCCGGCCGATTCGGACAGGACGACGAGAAATGA
- a CDS encoding DNA-3-methyladenine glycosylase I — MTDGTPLKGPDGALRCPWALSAPEYVAYHDEEWGRPVHGDDALFERLCLEAFQSGLSWLTILRRRPGFRAAFAGFEIASVAAFTDEDRTRLLADPGIIRNRAKIDATLANARVLAEWAPGELDELIWSHAPDPAGRPVPKTLADVPAITPESTALSKALKKRGLRFVGPTTAYALMQACGLVDDHLADCTARRAPA, encoded by the coding sequence ATGACCGACGGCACGCCCCTGAAGGGCCCGGACGGCGCGCTGCGCTGCCCCTGGGCGCTGTCCGCCCCGGAGTACGTCGCGTACCACGACGAGGAGTGGGGCCGCCCGGTCCACGGCGACGACGCGCTCTTCGAACGCCTCTGCCTGGAGGCCTTCCAGTCCGGCCTGTCCTGGCTCACCATCCTGCGCCGCCGCCCCGGCTTCCGCGCCGCCTTCGCCGGCTTCGAGATCGCCTCGGTCGCCGCCTTTACCGACGAGGACCGCACCCGCCTCCTCGCCGACCCCGGCATCATCCGCAACCGCGCCAAGATCGACGCCACCCTCGCCAACGCGCGGGTGCTGGCCGAGTGGGCCCCGGGCGAGCTGGACGAGCTGATCTGGTCCCACGCCCCCGACCCGGCCGGCCGCCCGGTCCCCAAGACCCTCGCGGACGTCCCCGCGATCACCCCCGAGTCGACGGCCCTGTCCAAGGCGCTGAAGAAGCGGGGCCTGCGCTTCGTCGGGCCTACGACGGCGTACGCGCTGATGCAGGCGTGCGGCCTGGTCGACGACCACCTCGCCGACTGCACCGCGCGCCGCGCCCCCGCCTGA
- a CDS encoding enoyl-CoA hydratase-related protein, with protein MADTVLYEVTDGLATITLNRPEAMNALNIETKVALREAVRSAADDDAVRAVLLTAAGDRAFCVGQDLKEHIGLLAADREAGEGQTMSTVREHYNPIARALAGMRKPVVAGVNGVAAGAGFGFALAADYRVVADTAAFNTSFAGVALTADSGISWTLPRIVGPGRAADLLLFPRNVTAQEAHELGIANRVVPAAELRAQAEQVARQLAEGPTVAYAALKESLAYALTHTFEEALEKEDELQTRAGASEDHAIAVRAFVNKEKPKYLGR; from the coding sequence ATGGCCGACACCGTGCTCTACGAGGTGACCGACGGACTCGCGACGATCACGCTGAACCGCCCGGAGGCGATGAACGCGCTGAACATCGAGACCAAGGTCGCCCTCCGGGAGGCGGTGCGGTCCGCGGCGGACGACGACGCCGTCCGGGCGGTGCTCCTCACCGCCGCCGGGGACCGGGCGTTCTGCGTGGGCCAGGACCTCAAGGAGCACATCGGGCTGCTGGCCGCCGACCGGGAGGCCGGCGAGGGGCAGACCATGAGCACCGTGCGGGAGCACTACAACCCGATCGCGCGGGCGCTGGCCGGGATGCGCAAGCCCGTGGTCGCGGGCGTGAACGGCGTGGCCGCCGGGGCCGGGTTCGGGTTCGCGCTGGCCGCGGACTACCGGGTGGTGGCGGACACCGCCGCCTTCAACACCTCCTTCGCCGGGGTCGCGCTCACCGCCGACTCGGGCATCTCCTGGACCCTGCCGCGGATCGTCGGCCCGGGCCGCGCCGCCGACCTGCTGCTCTTCCCCCGCAACGTCACGGCGCAGGAGGCCCACGAGCTGGGCATCGCCAACCGGGTGGTGCCGGCGGCCGAGCTGCGCGCCCAGGCGGAGCAGGTGGCCCGCCAGCTGGCCGAGGGTCCGACGGTGGCGTACGCGGCGCTGAAGGAGTCCCTGGCGTACGCGCTCACCCACACCTTCGAGGAGGCCCTGGAGAAGGAGGACGAGCTCCAGACGCGGGCGGGGGCCTCCGAAGACCACGCCATCGCGGTGCGGGCCTTCGTGAACAAGGAGAAGCCCAAGTACCTGGGCCGGTAG
- a CDS encoding DUF3117 domain-containing protein, whose translation MAAMKPRTGDGPLEVTKEGRGIVMRVPLEGGGRLVVELTPDEADALGDALKKVVG comes from the coding sequence ATGGCGGCCATGAAGCCGCGAACGGGTGACGGCCCGCTCGAGGTGACCAAGGAGGGGCGGGGCATCGTCATGCGCGTTCCGCTCGAAGGCGGCGGTCGGCTCGTCGTCGAGCTGACCCCGGACGAGGCCGACGCGCTCGGCGACGCCCTCAAGAAGGTCGTGGGCTGA
- a CDS encoding O-methyltransferase encodes MCGFPAPTDTVTPRQPWGQERVITGNRQTSWAFADAYVAEDETLRWARDRAREAGLRSVSPGAGAALRLLAASVDAKAVAEIGTGTGVSGIHLLHGMRPDGVLTTVDPEPEHQQFARQAFRASGFASNRARFIPGRALDVLPRLADAGYDLVFCDGDRLEVLEYLAESLRLLRPGGLVVFEGVFAHGRTVDSGPQPTEVVRLRELLRTVRESQELVPSLLPVGDGLLCAVKRPDTARP; translated from the coding sequence ATCTGCGGGTTCCCGGCGCCAACGGATACAGTCACGCCGAGGCAACCGTGGGGACAGGAGAGGGTCATTACCGGCAACCGGCAGACGAGCTGGGCGTTCGCCGACGCCTATGTCGCCGAGGACGAAACGCTGCGCTGGGCCCGCGACCGGGCCCGTGAGGCGGGGCTGCGCTCGGTGTCGCCCGGCGCGGGCGCCGCGCTGCGTTTGCTGGCCGCCTCCGTGGACGCCAAGGCGGTCGCGGAGATCGGCACCGGAACCGGGGTGTCCGGCATCCACCTGCTGCACGGGATGCGCCCCGACGGCGTGCTGACCACCGTGGACCCCGAGCCGGAGCACCAGCAGTTCGCCCGGCAGGCGTTCCGCGCGTCCGGGTTCGCGAGCAACCGGGCGCGCTTCATCCCGGGCCGGGCGCTGGACGTGCTGCCCCGGCTCGCGGACGCCGGCTATGACCTGGTCTTCTGCGACGGTGACCGGCTGGAGGTGCTGGAGTACCTCGCTGAATCGTTGCGCCTGCTGCGGCCGGGCGGGCTGGTGGTCTTCGAGGGCGTCTTCGCGCACGGCCGCACGGTGGACTCCGGGCCCCAGCCCACGGAGGTCGTACGCCTGCGCGAGCTGCTGCGCACGGTGCGCGAGAGCCAGGAGCTGGTGCCGTCCCTGCTGCCGGTGGGCGACGGCCTGCTGTGCGCGGTCAAGCGCCCGGACACCGCGCGCCCGTGA
- the sigE gene encoding RNA polymerase sigma factor SigE: protein MLRRFLGSAGRPKSVNDTADHSHAAGHAVGPAQTATFSTDADGQAWTPPTWEEIVSMHSGRVYRLAYRLTGNQHDAEDLTQEVFVRVFRSLSTYTPGTFEGWLHRITTNLFLDMVRRKQRIRFDALGEDAAERLPSRDPSPQQVLNDAHFDADVQQALDTLAPEFRAAVVLCDIEGLSYEEIAATLGVKLGTVRSRIHRGRSQLRKALAHRSPEARAERRSFLARVPALGGGGASA from the coding sequence GTGCTGCGGCGCTTCCTCGGGTCGGCAGGCAGGCCGAAATCCGTGAACGACACCGCTGACCACAGCCACGCCGCCGGCCACGCCGTCGGCCCTGCCCAGACCGCGACCTTCTCCACCGACGCGGACGGGCAGGCGTGGACTCCGCCCACCTGGGAGGAGATCGTCAGCATGCACAGCGGACGCGTCTACCGCCTGGCGTACCGCCTGACCGGCAACCAGCACGACGCCGAGGACCTCACCCAGGAGGTCTTCGTCCGTGTCTTCCGCTCCCTGTCGACGTACACCCCGGGCACCTTCGAGGGCTGGCTGCACCGCATCACCACCAACCTGTTCCTGGACATGGTGCGGCGCAAGCAGCGCATCCGCTTCGACGCCCTCGGCGAGGACGCGGCGGAGCGCCTGCCCAGCCGTGACCCCTCCCCGCAGCAGGTCCTCAACGACGCGCACTTCGACGCCGACGTCCAGCAGGCCCTCGACACCCTCGCGCCCGAGTTCCGCGCCGCGGTCGTCCTGTGCGACATCGAGGGGCTGTCGTACGAGGAGATCGCCGCGACCCTCGGCGTGAAGCTCGGCACCGTCCGCTCCCGGATCCACCGCGGCCGCTCCCAGCTGCGCAAGGCCCTCGCGCACCGGTCTCCGGAGGCGCGCGCCGAGCGCCGCTCCTTCCTGGCCCGTGTCCCCGCGCTGGGAGGAGGGGGCGCGTCCGCGTGA
- a CDS encoding zf-HC2 domain-containing protein: protein MSGSRPKPAEGHLAEQHLGDRLAALVDGELGHDARERVLAHVATCPKCKAEVDAQRRLKNVFAEAAPPPPSESFLARLQGLPGGSGLDGGDAPFGGSALPGGLPGRPGAGGVFGLKRGGERFELDYLPARTHTSVLPAAAQRGFRIHDVGRSDGERASRGRRFAFVAAGAVSLAAIALGGVTTGAPGDPETRGGSGSNVTPMRTPGTGTATAPDSQRRRAVAPLLAQIQGGRALGETPAASTGVSAPLLPGVTSQSAHALTTPPAVGAATLSPLIRPLTATPPVSLTGWSMAHELTTPGLLTASPTPDPSGTRPTR, encoded by the coding sequence GTGAGTGGATCACGGCCGAAACCTGCCGAGGGACACCTCGCAGAGCAGCACCTGGGAGACCGACTCGCCGCGCTGGTCGACGGTGAGCTCGGTCATGACGCGCGCGAGCGCGTGCTGGCACACGTGGCGACCTGCCCGAAGTGCAAGGCGGAGGTGGACGCGCAGCGCCGCCTGAAGAACGTCTTCGCGGAAGCGGCCCCGCCGCCGCCCTCCGAGAGCTTCCTGGCCCGGCTCCAGGGGCTGCCGGGGGGAAGCGGCCTGGACGGCGGTGACGCGCCGTTCGGCGGGAGCGCACTGCCCGGCGGCCTGCCGGGGCGTCCCGGCGCCGGGGGCGTCTTCGGGCTGAAGCGGGGCGGTGAGCGCTTCGAGCTGGACTACCTGCCGGCCCGCACGCACACCTCCGTTCTCCCGGCCGCCGCGCAGCGCGGCTTCCGCATCCACGACGTCGGCCGGTCCGACGGCGAGCGCGCCTCACGCGGGCGGCGGTTCGCGTTCGTCGCAGCCGGGGCGGTGTCCCTGGCCGCGATCGCACTGGGCGGCGTCACCACCGGGGCGCCCGGTGACCCGGAGACGCGGGGCGGCTCCGGCAGCAATGTGACGCCGATGCGCACACCGGGCACGGGTACCGCCACGGCGCCGGACAGCCAGCGGCGGCGCGCGGTGGCGCCCCTGCTCGCACAAATCCAGGGCGGCCGCGCACTGGGCGAGACACCGGCGGCGTCGACGGGAGTGTCGGCACCGCTGCTGCCCGGCGTCACCTCCCAGTCCGCGCACGCGCTCACCACCCCGCCGGCGGTCGGCGCGGCGACCCTGTCCCCGCTGATACGTCCGCTCACCGCCACACCCCCGGTCAGCCTGACGGGCTGGTCCATGGCGCACGAGCTGACCACGCCAGGCCTGCTCACGGCTTCCCCCACACCCGACCCGAGCGGCACCCGCCCCACTCGCTGA
- a CDS encoding trypsin-like peptidase domain-containing protein, with product MQSRVLPVAPAADAVKPLHDPDPYSTPPYGEPGPWAPAPPVQHPAVTPAQGTAIPMPPPLAADPLAAPHPATPAASHPASHPAAAAPHLATPVPGPSAHPTPPPIAPSTPSTPSTPSVPSAAHPATPPIAPAHGAVAAHGEGGGGVADAAGASAPAPGGSASTPPADPWRRYDPWAAAAASAGPLQQTGAAVPTQRQRRTRTRKALIGAAVLLALVSGGAGGLVGAYLERNGGVGQVELPQAGKESTERAAGTVAGIAARALPSVVTLHVSGGDESGTGTGFVLDTRGHILTNNHVVEPAGADGGITVTFNSGDTAKAEVVGRDSGYDLAVVRVRGVSGLKPLPLGNSDNVQVGDPVVAIGAPFDLAGTVTSGIISAKERPITAGGEKGDGSDVSYVDALQTDAPINPGNSGGPLLDARARVIGINSAIRSADSGADLDGGQSGSIGLGFAIPINQGKRVAEELINTGKATHPVIGVTLDMGYTGDGARVGTKGSDGGSAVTPGGPGDRAGIEPGDVVTEVDGQRVHSGEELIVKTRAHRPGDRLELTVVRDGEERTVSLVLGSSED from the coding sequence GTGCAGTCCCGTGTCCTGCCCGTCGCCCCCGCCGCCGACGCCGTGAAGCCCCTCCACGACCCCGACCCCTACAGCACCCCTCCCTACGGCGAACCGGGCCCCTGGGCGCCCGCCCCGCCCGTACAACACCCGGCGGTGACGCCCGCTCAGGGCACGGCGATACCCATGCCCCCGCCGCTCGCCGCGGACCCCCTCGCCGCCCCTCACCCGGCGACGCCCGCCGCGTCCCACCCCGCCTCGCACCCAGCGGCTGCCGCGCCCCACCTCGCTACCCCCGTGCCTGGACCCTCCGCGCACCCCACACCGCCCCCGATCGCTCCCTCCACGCCGTCCACGCCGTCCACGCCGTCCGTGCCCTCCGCGGCCCATCCCGCCACGCCCCCGATCGCCCCCGCGCACGGGGCCGTCGCGGCGCACGGTGAGGGCGGTGGGGGCGTGGCGGACGCCGCCGGTGCCTCCGCGCCCGCGCCCGGCGGGTCCGCCTCCACACCCCCCGCCGACCCGTGGCGGCGCTACGACCCCTGGGCGGCGGCAGCCGCCTCCGCCGGGCCGCTGCAGCAGACCGGCGCCGCGGTGCCCACCCAGCGGCAGCGCCGGACGCGGACCAGGAAGGCACTGATCGGCGCGGCGGTGCTGCTGGCCCTGGTGTCCGGTGGGGCCGGCGGTCTCGTCGGGGCGTACCTGGAGCGCAACGGCGGCGTTGGGCAGGTGGAGCTGCCGCAGGCCGGGAAGGAGAGCACGGAGCGGGCCGCGGGCACCGTCGCCGGGATCGCGGCCCGGGCCCTGCCCAGCGTCGTCACCCTGCATGTCTCCGGCGGGGACGAGTCCGGCACCGGCACCGGCTTCGTGCTCGACACCCGCGGCCACATCCTCACCAACAACCACGTCGTCGAGCCCGCCGGCGCCGACGGCGGGATAACGGTCACCTTCAACAGCGGCGACACCGCGAAGGCCGAGGTGGTCGGCCGGGACAGCGGCTACGACCTCGCCGTCGTCCGGGTGCGCGGCGTCAGCGGGCTGAAGCCGCTGCCGCTCGGCAACTCCGACAACGTCCAGGTCGGCGACCCGGTCGTGGCCATCGGCGCGCCCTTCGACCTGGCCGGCACCGTCACCTCCGGGATCATCTCCGCCAAGGAGCGTCCCATCACGGCCGGCGGCGAGAAGGGCGACGGCAGTGACGTGAGTTACGTCGACGCCCTGCAGACCGACGCGCCCATCAACCCGGGCAACTCCGGCGGCCCCCTCCTCGACGCGCGGGCCCGCGTCATCGGCATCAACTCCGCGATCCGTTCCGCCGACAGCGGCGCGGACCTGGACGGCGGCCAGTCCGGCTCCATCGGCCTCGGCTTCGCCATCCCCATCAACCAGGGCAAGCGGGTCGCCGAGGAGCTGATCAACACCGGCAAGGCCACCCACCCCGTGATCGGCGTCACCCTGGACATGGGCTACACCGGGGACGGCGCCCGCGTCGGCACCAAGGGCAGCGACGGCGGCTCCGCCGTCACTCCGGGCGGCCCCGGCGACCGGGCCGGCATCGAACCCGGTGACGTCGTCACGGAAGTCGACGGTCAGCGCGTGCACTCCGGCGAGGAACTGATCGTCAAGACCCGCGCCCACCGCCCCGGAGACCGCCTGGAACTGACCGTCGTACGCGACGGCGAGGAGCGGACGGTCTCCCTGGTCCTCGGCTCCTCGGAGGACTGA
- a CDS encoding sec-independent translocase, with protein MFNDIGPLELVTLIVLAVLVFGPDKLPKVIQDVTRTIRKIREFSESAKQDIRQELGPEFKDFEFEDLNPKTFIRKQLDNDDLGLKEIRNTFDLKKEMAEVTDAVHGRDTDSSASSASSSGSSSGARVDMSKKPEPADTRPPFDADAT; from the coding sequence GTGTTCAATGACATAGGACCGCTCGAGCTGGTGACGCTCATCGTCCTCGCCGTGCTCGTGTTCGGTCCGGACAAGCTCCCGAAGGTCATTCAGGACGTGACGCGGACGATCCGGAAGATCCGTGAGTTCTCGGAGAGCGCCAAGCAGGACATCCGGCAGGAACTCGGGCCTGAGTTCAAGGACTTCGAGTTCGAGGACCTGAACCCCAAGACGTTCATCCGCAAGCAGCTGGACAACGACGACCTGGGGCTCAAGGAGATCCGCAACACCTTCGACCTGAAGAAGGAGATGGCCGAGGTCACGGACGCGGTCCACGGCCGCGACACCGACTCCTCGGCGTCCTCTGCGTCCTCCTCGGGCTCGTCTTCCGGTGCGCGCGTCGACATGAGCAAGAAGCCCGAGCCCGCGGACACCCGCCCGCCGTTCGACGCCGACGCCACCTGA
- a CDS encoding Mrp/NBP35 family ATP-binding protein, with amino-acid sequence MATEDAVREALATVNDPEINRPITELGMVKSVDIGADGAVAVTVYLTVSGCPMRDTITQRVTEAVSRVEGVPRVDVTLDVMSDEQRKELAAALRGGQTEREVPFAKPGNLTRVYAVASGKGGVGKSSVTVNLAAAMAADGLKVGVVDADIYGHSVPRMLGADGRPTQVENMIMPPSANGVKVISIGMFTPGNAPVVWRGPMLHRALQQFLADVYWGDLDVLLLDLPPGTGDIAISIAQLIPNAEILVVTTPQQAAAEVAERAGSIAVQTHQKIVGVVENMSGLPCPHCGEMVDVFGTGGGQTVADGLTRTTGTNVPVLGSIPIDVRLREGGDEGKPVVLTDPESPAGAALRAIAGKLGGRQRGLSGLSLGITPKNKF; translated from the coding sequence ATGGCTACGGAAGACGCGGTGCGCGAAGCACTGGCGACGGTGAACGACCCCGAGATCAACCGCCCCATCACCGAACTCGGGATGGTCAAGTCGGTGGACATCGGGGCGGACGGAGCGGTCGCCGTCACCGTGTACCTGACGGTCTCGGGCTGCCCCATGCGGGACACGATCACCCAGCGGGTGACCGAGGCGGTCTCCCGCGTCGAGGGCGTCCCCCGCGTCGACGTCACGCTGGACGTGATGAGCGACGAGCAGCGCAAGGAGCTGGCGGCGGCGCTGCGCGGCGGCCAGACCGAGCGCGAGGTCCCGTTCGCCAAGCCCGGCAACCTGACCCGCGTCTACGCGGTCGCCTCCGGCAAGGGCGGCGTCGGCAAGTCGTCCGTGACGGTCAACCTGGCCGCCGCGATGGCCGCCGACGGCCTGAAGGTGGGCGTGGTCGACGCCGACATCTACGGCCACTCGGTGCCCCGGATGCTGGGCGCCGACGGCCGTCCCACCCAGGTCGAGAACATGATCATGCCGCCGTCGGCGAACGGCGTGAAGGTCATCTCCATCGGCATGTTCACGCCGGGCAACGCGCCGGTCGTCTGGCGGGGCCCGATGCTGCACCGCGCGCTCCAGCAGTTCCTGGCGGACGTGTACTGGGGCGACCTCGATGTCCTCCTGCTCGACCTGCCGCCCGGCACCGGCGACATCGCGATCTCCATCGCCCAGCTGATCCCGAACGCCGAGATCCTGGTCGTGACGACCCCGCAGCAGGCCGCCGCCGAGGTGGCCGAGCGGGCCGGCTCGATCGCCGTGCAGACCCACCAGAAGATCGTCGGCGTGGTCGAGAACATGTCCGGCCTGCCCTGCCCGCACTGCGGCGAGATGGTCGACGTCTTCGGCACGGGTGGCGGCCAGACGGTCGCCGACGGCCTCACCCGTACGACGGGCACGAACGTCCCCGTCCTCGGCTCCATCCCGATCGACGTCCGCCTGCGCGAGGGCGGCGACGAGGGCAAGCCGGTCGTCCTGACCGACCCGGAGTCCCCGGCGGGTGCCGCGCTGCGGGCCATCGCGGGCAAGCTGGGCGGACGGCAGCGGGGGCTGTCGGGGCTGTCCCTGGGGATCACCCCGAAGAACAAGTTCTGA